The following are from one region of the Aspergillus luchuensis IFO 4308 DNA, chromosome 4, nearly complete sequence genome:
- a CDS encoding uncharacterized protein (COG:M;~EggNog:ENOG410Q4IV;~InterPro:IPR035994,IPR002110,IPR027417,IPR007111, IPR036770,IPR020683;~PFAM:PF05729,PF12796,PF00023,PF13637,PF13857;~go_function: GO:0003824 - catalytic activity [Evidence IEA];~go_function: GO:0005515 - protein binding [Evidence IEA];~go_process: GO:0009116 - nucleoside metabolic process [Evidence IEA]) yields MLDDEHASLPRDEYDPNTYVLGSLSGHNVVLASLPKGSQGTASTAAVAIHLARTFPAIELRLLVGVGGGIPSKNNDIRLGDVAVSAPDGILGGVVEYDLGKETTSGFKRKGISFPPPTEWRGVMTMMQSDHRVRSNRIAEFLSDALRNHPELREYHRPSPETDTLFPADYIHARAGGGCASCDKAIAVQRRPRVPSDESRVFYGIIASGNRMISDGRKRDMMATEYGGGVICCETGAAGLMDQFPCIVIRGISHYCDSHQNDDWHAYAAGAAAALAKEALTYMGPHYNTPREEHSSEWKTNVLKQLYTCNYLDAKDRNPQRVEGTCQWFTNHQVFQNWRENHGPGLLWVSADPGCGKSVLARYLLDEVLHSSRTSVVCYFFFKEDFENRKSLVDALCCILHQIFEQRPHLLSDRLRSRFESETGHIYQSVRSLWSILCDLAGELPSGQVICVLDAVDECGCDGQSQLAECLTNLYQGTTASSKLKFLVTSRPYSAIQRRFQSLENNFPAIHLRGEDNDEVQKIAGEINMVIEHRIEELAERLQLLADERNLLLSELTSVQNRTYLWIDHIMSTLDDILTVTPTSIRAAIRRLPRSLDEAYDQILCRTPDPDRAMKILHMVVAANTPLTVADMATAVAVLDRKSPEDQLEIEPEHRTKRSIREICGLFITIIDSRIYLLHETARDFLVYREGKSEPIPDLTWKASLNPHDSEWILAKACVDFLHTTDPQMASKDQRNLTVEFNRTPFLEYAVKNWSKHVLSSGIEEDPSTHSQIMDIIRRGEAFCLGFNNEPASIHQLTPSTTLMRASWLGLRRTVQTLLQDKDIDLNHRSTYGRSALSLAAEYGRHNVLELLLRQSWSFPFLFRTTRGFDVNEVDNSGLSPLAHAAYHGNESIVSLLLSKQGISPDMRTFSFIKTPFGYAAGCGHLNIIKMLLATGKVDPDAVDYAGLTPIVYAADAQHEDVVTFLLNTGRVDPNRKNTRGMTVLSRAAQRGHGSIVRILLDFGVKDLDSRDKFGRTPLLHAAFTGHENIVKSLLSTGIPDPNCRDAGGKTPLAHASYHGHDVIVGLLLENDEVDPDIQDSHGKTPLALACQEGHKSIVALLLKTGRVNPNSRDHYGTNTLTHATECGNEGIIKLISDAINSRDSESNPNTSSRSSLQLDAAPEFQPAIDASMVDVKRNHQISWVRPRTILYPRWPQNQTVIPYKGSWLSR; encoded by the exons ATGCTTGACGACGAGCATGCAAGTCTTCCAAGAGACGAGTATGACCCAAATACATATGTGCTGGGATCATTGAGTGGGCACAATGTGGTGCTCGCATCACTTCCAAAGGGATCACAGGGGACGGCTTCCACAGCAGCTGTTGCCATCCATCTGGCCCGCACTTTCCCAGCGATCGAGCTTCGTTTACTGGTGGGCGTTGGCGGAGGTATTCCCAGCAAAAACAACGATATACGTCTTGGGGATGTGGCTGTAAGTGCTCCAGATGGCATTCTGGGAGGAGTTGTTGAATATGATCTGGGGAAGGAAACCACAAGTGGGTTCAAAAGGAAGGGAAtatcttttcctcctcctactGAGTGGAGAGGTGTGATGACTATGATGCAGTCAGATCACCGCGTTCGGTCGAATCGTATCGCAGAGTTCCTGTCGGATGCACTGCGCAATCACCCCGAATTGAGAGAATACCATCGGCCATCGCCGGAAACAGATACCCTGTTTCCAGCGGACTATATCCACGCTCGAGCTGGAGGCGGCTGTGCTTCTTGTGACAAAGCCATAGCCGTGCAACGGCGTCCCCGGGTGCCATCTGACGAGTCGCGAGTCTTTTATGGTATAATAGCATCAGGTAACCGCATGATAAGCGATGGCCGAAAGCGGGACATGATGGCCACGGaatatggtggtggtgtaatATGCTGCGAGACGGGGGCTGCCGGGTTAATGGACCAGTTTCCATGCATTGTAATTCGTGGCATTTCTCATTACTGTGACTCTCACCAGAACGATGACTGGCATGCATATGCCGCAGGCGCGGCTGCAGCGCTAGCAAAGGAAGCTCTGACGTACATGGGGCCTCACT ATAATACACCCCGCGAAGAACATTCATCAGAGTGGAAAACCAACGTCCTCAAGCAGCTGTATACCTGCAACTATCTAGATGCTAAAGATAGGAATCCACAAAGAGTTGAGGGGACTTGTCAATGGTTCACAAACCATCAAGTCTTTCAGAATTGGAGAGAAAACCATGGACCGGGCCTTCTCTGGGTTTCAGCAGACCCTGGCTGTGGAAAATCGGTTCTGGCCAGATATCTATTAGATGAAGTTCTGCATAGTTCAAGAACAAGTGTGGTCTGctactttttcttcaagGAGGATTTCGAGAATCGGAAATCCCTTGTGGATGCTTTATGCTGCATCCTCCATCAGATCTTCGAGCAAAGACCGCACCTGCTTTCCGACCGTCTCCGATCCAGGTTCGAAAGTGAGACTGGTCACATATATCAATCGGTCCGGAGCTTGTGGTCTATTCTTTGCGATCTGGCGGGGGAGCTTCCATCTGGGCAAGTGATTTGTGTCCTGGATGCCGTGGATGAATGTGGGTGCGACGGACAATCACAACTGGCTGAGTGTTTGACCAACCTCTACCAAGGCACAACGGCGTCTTCGAAATTGAAATTTCTCGTCACCAGTCGACCATATAGTGCTATTCAGAGAAGGTTTCAGTCTTTAGAGAATAACTTCCCAGCCATTCACCTACGTGGAGAAGATAACGATGAGGTACAGAAGATAGCGGGAGAAATCAATATGGTCATAGAGCACCGAATAGAGGAGCTTGCAGAGCGGCTACAACTTCTGGCAGACGAGcgcaaccttcttctctctgaaCTGACCTCCGTTCAAAATCGAACATATCTGTGGATCGATCACATCATGAGTACCTTAGACGATATATTGACGGTCACTCCCACTAGTATACGTGCAGCGATCAGAAGACTACCGCGCTCCCTTGACGAAGCTTACGATCAGATATTATGCCGCACTCCAGACCCCGATCGGGCGATGAAAATCTTACATATGGTCGTTGCCGCAAATACACCTCTGACGGTGGCGGATATGGCTACTGCAGTGGCTGTATTAGACCGGAAATCACCCGAAGACCAGCTTGAGATCGAGCCAGAACATCGAACAAAACGGTCAATCAGGGAAATATGTGGTCTGTTCATCACTATCATCGACTCAAGAATATACCTCCTACACGAGACCGCAAGAGATTTTCTGGTGTATAGGGAAGGTAAAAGTGAGCCAATTCCGGACCTTACGTGGAAAGCTTCGTTGAATCCGCATGATTCAGAATGGATATTGGCGAAGGCTTGTGTGGATTTTCTCCATACTACAGATCCACAGATGGCCTCAAAAGACCAAAGGAACCTTACAGTGGAGTTCAATAGAACTCCCTTCCTTGAATATGCCGTCAAAAACTGGAGCAAGCATGTCTTATCCTCTGGTATCGAAGAGGACCCATCGACACATTCACAGATAATGGACATCATTCGCCGCGGTGAGGCCTTCTGTCTTGGGTTCAATAACGAGCCAGCATCTATACATCAGTTGACTCCCTCAACCACTCTGATGCGAGCATCATGGCTGGGATTACGCCGCACCGTTCAGACGCTACTACAAGACAAAGATATCGATTTGAATCATAGGAGCACCTATGGTCGTTCGGCCTTATCACTCGCAGCAGAGTATGGGAGACATAACGTGCTGGAACTCCTGCTCAGACAGTCTTggtctttccccttcttatTTCGAACAACGCGGGGGTTTGATGTGAATGAAGTGGACAATAGTGGACTATCGCCACTCGCACATGCAGCATATCATGGTAACGAGAGTATTGTCAGCCTCCTGCTCAGCAAGCAAGGGATTAGCCCCGACATGCGGACCtttagttttataaaaacGCCCTTCGGGTATGCAGCCGGATGTGGCCATCTCAATATCATCAAGATGCTTCTTGCTACCGGCAAGGTTGATCCAGATGCCGTGGATTATGCTGGGCTTACACCTATTGTCTATGCAGCAGATGCTCAGCATGAAGATGTTGTCACTTTCTTACTGAACACCGGGAGAGTTGATCCAAATCGAAAAAATACTAGAGGTATGACTGTACTGTCACGAGCAGCACAACGTGGCCACGGAAGTATTGTTCGGATACTGCTCGACTTTGGAGTCAAAGACCTTGACTCTAGGGACAAGTTTGGACGCACTCCACTACTGCATGCTGCATTCACGGGACATGAGAATATTGTCAAGTCACTCCTGAGTACCGGGATACCTGACCCGAACTGTCGGGATGCCGGTGGTAAGACGCCGCTCGCGCATGCCTCGTATCATGGCCATGATGTGATAGTCGGGCTACTACTTGAGAACGATGAGGTCGATCCTGATATACAGGACAGCCATGGCAAGACACCACTGGCTCTTGCCTGCCAGGAAGGCCATAAAAGCATCGTTGCACTACTGCTCAAGACCGGCAGAGTGAACCCAAATTCAAGGGACCACTATGGCAC
- a CDS encoding bestrophin family protein (COG:S;~EggNog:ENOG410PKRP;~InterPro:IPR021134;~PFAM:PF01062;~TransMembrane:2 (i51-79o85-105i)) translates to MRLNFSQPPTPALSRQNTTFLNNAHHYRAGTHPHLLTSRSKPRRWPLVFRFIKGAIHAAILLSVFLHAAFTAFVVYLDIYVFDTVGLPSSIIPSLSIVVGLMLVFRNQTSYNRFWDGRNGMNTIYTCIRNLVRTIVTNGYSTAGPPTAAEKEDIERTIRILMSIPFAVKNHLRAEWGAAWALGNDVAENGVAAFNPDYASLLPAGLVGHEDEGLGLPFQLTFFVDGFIKRGVERGWFNAPGASQMQAQLNSLMDAYGRMETIKLTPIPVAHLIHQKQVLALFGCVLPFGMVDDMGWWTVPMVSLVIFTLYGIEGIGSQLEDPFGYDRNDIKMDAIVGDAKTEIEVVLAEWRRLMASLEPGSATDNGDQHLGNGLIVEEEVKEQKFMPPDMFLKHRARPSGR, encoded by the exons ATGCGATTGAATTTCAGTCAACCCCCGACACCGGCGTTGAGTCGGCAGAACACCACGTTCCTGAACAATGCGCATCACTATCGCGCTGGGACCCATCCGCATCTTCTGACGAGTCGGAGCAAGCCCCGAAG ATGGCCTCTGGTGTTCCGATTCATCAAAGGCGCTATCCACGCGGCCATTCTGCTGTCCGTCTTCCTGCACGCCGCGTTCACAGCCTTTGTGGTCTACCTCGATATCTATGTCTTTGATACGGTTGGACTACCGAGCAGTATT ATCCCATCTTTGTCTATAGTCGTGGGTTTGATGCTCGTTTTTCGCAACCAAACCTCCTACAACCGGTTCTGGGATGGGCGTAATGGAATGAACACAATCTATACGTGCATTCGCAACCTAGTCAGGACCATTGTTACAAACGGCTACAGCACTGCAGGTCCCCCCACTGCCGCGGAGAAAGAGGACATCGAGCGGACGATACGGATCCTCATGTCGATTCCCTTTGCAGTCAAGAACCACCTGCGCGCTGAATGGGGAGCGGCGTGGGCTCTGGGAAATGATGTAGCCGAGAACGGTGTGGCAGCGTTCAACCCCGATTATGCAAGTCTCCTTCCAGCTGGACTGGTGGGccacgaggatgaggggctGGGGTTACCGTTTCAACTAACCTTCTTCGTGGATGGGTTTATCAAGAGGGGAGTGGAGCGCGGCTGGTTCAACGCTCCTGGGGCAAGTCAGATGCAGGCTCAGTTGAATTCATTGATGGACGCCTATGGCAGAATGGAGACCATCAAGCTGACTCCTATTCCGGTTGCGCACTT GATCCACCAAAAACAAGTTCTCGCTCTCTTTGGCTGTGTCTTACCCTTCGGTATGGTCGACGACATGGGGTGGTGGACCGTTCCCATGGTCAGCCTGGTCATCTTCACCCTGTATGGCATCGAAGGCATCGGCTCGCAATTAGAAGACCCCTTCGGGTACGACCGCAATGACATCAAGATGGATGCCATTGTCGGCGACGCCAAGACCGAAATTGAAGTCGTACTGGCCGAATGGCGCCGACTGATGGCGTCGCTCGAACCAGGCTCGGCGACCGATAATGGCGATCAGCATCTCGGCAACGGTCTGattgtggaagaggaggttaAGGAGCAGAAATTCATGCCGCCCGATATGTTCCTCAAGCATCGTGCGAGACCATCCGGGCGATaa
- a CDS encoding uncharacterized protein (SECRETED:SignalP(1-20)), whose amino-acid sequence MNLLPLLLTLTTFLLPFTTAFTSTFQNCQNLNRLNQTVHRVHPLLEKFSSVHASSQSQSAVTTTTTTLANGTAITVTNTTSSSSSAAVERIEGVRALLLSSQEKIYGRLSNCSSDAVLAPRDVLVKGSSVKRDDDDDGSCTLTDVLDQLVDTLECVLSFATGLLGTILDGVFDLLKDVIEGVEKLL is encoded by the coding sequence AtgaacctcctccccctcctcctcaccctcaccaccttccttctccccttcacaACAGCCTTCACCTCGACCTTCCAAAACTGCCAAAACCTCAACCGCCTCAACCAAACCGTCCACCGCGTCCACCCACTCCTGGAAAAATTCTCCTCTGTGCACGCctcctcccaatcccaatcagccgtcaccacaaccaccaccaccctcgccaACGGAACCGCCATCACCGTCACAAAcactacctcctcctcctcctccgctgcaGTCGAGAGGATTGAAGGCGTTAGGGCtctgcttctctcctcccagGAGAAGATCTACGGCCGGTTGAGTAACTGCTCGAGTGATGCGGTGCTGGCGCCCCGGGATGTGCTGGTGAAGGGCAGCAGCGTGAAgagagatgatgacgatgatggctcTTGCACTCTGACTGATGTTTTGGATCAGTTGGTGGATACGTTGGAGTGTGTGTTGAGCTTTGCGacggggttgttggggacGATTCTTGATGGGGTTTTTGATTTGTTGAAGGATGTTattgagggggtggagaagTTGTTGTAG
- a CDS encoding uncharacterized protein (COG:S;~EggNog:ENOG410PK23;~InterPro:IPR041628;~PFAM:PF17863), protein MEDGSEISRLAPELSDLEVALFLCLAAHQQCRIDTTDAIIHDVAKELALICTNTFGLSYSIHDCSSATSLEDFRAELLPPGLYRSSYARPSRSRMTTESAGTISSYHDLRDHKGRLKSAPIEHKQEVVNVVIAKHFNHVDDNIQREALELMHSKQLTTPAGILKVPTYFLFLPLIVRDETPPLNSHLNDYLFISHFHDTEDGYVYLEESNDWLSDGQLSASSVIHKPEAQTKKGHPHVDSTLLEQLQQLSTTVSMGAEIARYQQDIVVFLRLSRAVAGGISTRSNLYFKSFSKLLAVLHGIDFLTPSIVSLAARKVFRHRIIVAKPEEDRSLQYGSDLHAVSQVLEYANPDSILDGVLTLEAPL, encoded by the exons ATGGAGGATGGCTCGGAAATCTCAAGACTCGCTCCAGAATTATCTGATCTTGAAGTagctctttttctttgtcttgcgGCACACCAACAATGTCGCATTGACACAACCGACGCCATTATCCATGACGTCGCAAAGGAGCTCGCCCTG ATATGCACGAATACATTTGGTCTCTCTTATAGCATTCATGATTGCTCTAGTGCTACATCTTTAGAAGACTTTCGTGCTGAATTACTTCCTCCCGGGCTTTACAGGAGCAGTTATGCTCGGCCTTCGCGCTCCCGAATGACCACTGAGTCT GCGGGCACGATATCCTCATATCATGACTTGCGGGATCACAAAGGACGCCTCAAGTCAGCCCCTATCGAGCACAAGCAGGAAGTCGTCAATGTTGTAATAGCTAAGCACTTCAACCATGTGGACGACAATATCCAGCGCGAAGCTCTCGAG TTAATGCACTCGAAACAACTCACCACACCGGCAGGAATCTTAAAAGTCCCAACCTATTTTCTGTTCCTACCTCTTATAGTGCGCGATGAAACCCCACCATTAAACTCTCATCTA AACGACTACCTGTTCATCTCTCATTTTCACGACACAGAAGATGGCTACGTCTACCTCGAAGAAAGCAACGACTGGCTCTCCGATGGCCAGCTGTCCGCATCATCCGTTATCCACAAGCCAGAAGCTCAAACGAAAAAAGGCCATCCTCATGTAGACAGCACA CTCCTTGAACAACTACAACAACTAAGCACCACCGTCAGCATGGGCGCCGAAATAGCCCGGTACCAACAAGACATAGTTGTGTTCCTTCGGCTCAGTCGCGCAGTAGCTGGGGGGATATCCACACGGTCAAACCTCTATTTCAAGTCATTCTCAAA ACTCCTCGCCGTGTTACACGGCATCGACTTCCTCACGCCCTCAATTGTATCACTAGCAGCCAGGAAGGTCTTTCGACATCGGATCATCGTGGCCAAACCCGAAGAGGATAGAAGCCTACAATACGGGAGTGACTTGCACGCTGTGTCGCAGGTGCTTGAGTACGCGAATCCGGATTCAATATTGGACGGGGTGCTTACACTAGAAGCACCATTGTGA
- the vp16 gene encoding tethering complex subunit VPS16 (BUSCO:EOG09260FL2;~COG:U;~EggNog:ENOG410PGPQ;~InterPro:IPR016534,IPR038132,IPR006926,IPR006925;~PFAM:PF04840,PF04841;~go_component: GO:0005737 - cytoplasm [Evidence IEA];~go_process: GO:0006886 - intracellular protein transport [Evidence IEA];~go_process: GO:0007033 - vacuole organization [Evidence IEA]), with amino-acid sequence MAPSNPLANWERLGDSFYRKVPIYDAIFDDDVELENYIIAGAPYGGAIALHRDESKPYRFRDAQTAKSSIDIYSCSGKHINRINWEYGTIRGLGWSDKEELLVITEDGTVRRYFGLHGDFTSFSLGNGAEDYGVRACRFWTSGFVALLSNNQLVAVSNYDEPRPRLLAPCPEGEVSSWSLIPPAYTLSRSVEVLLAVDKTVYLVDPTEAEDKVLQNGPFKHASVSPTGRFVALITAEGKVWVVSSDFQSKYSEYDPESRVTPRTVDWCGDDAVVIAWEDEVHLIGPNGVAARYYYDGTVHVVPEFDGVRLITNDTCEFLHKVVDVTEAIFRLGSTSPASVLLDSIDLLEKKSPKADENIQRIRPSLPEAVDTCVKAAGHEFDTYWQKRLLKAASFGKSVLDLYNSDEFVEMTEKLRVLKAVRDYQIGLPLSYEQYMRLTPERLIERLVNRHEYLLAIRISEYLELPADRIYVHWASQKVKVSTVDDDALCKLIVQRLEGKPGISFELIAQTAYDEGRAHLATQLLNHEPRAGKQVPLLLDMEEDEIALDKAIESGDVDLVNYVLLHLKTKLPLASFFRTINTRPMASALVETTARGQDTELLKDLFYQDDRPIDGSNVLLSEALDATDLPRKTEKLQLASRLLSDSKDPSVVLQQKLLNEASQLLKVQEALDKDLADRSEFLGLSLNETIYRLIRSGYGKRAQKIQSEFRMPEKTFWWLRLRALVAKRDWGELEEIGKNKKSPIGWEPFYNEVLGAGNTKLASLFVPKCTNLPAEDKMEMWVKCGMIAKAGEEAFRAKNVNALELLQARASGPAAVEIERMINQLRPRK; translated from the exons ATGGCGCCGTCAAATCCTCTGGCCAATTGGGAGAGACTAGGAGATAGCTTCTACCGGAAGGTCCCCATATACGATGCCATCTtcgacgatgatgtcgaaTTAGAGAACTACATCATCGCTGGCGCTCCCTACGGAGGGGCTATTG CGCTGCACCGCGATGAGAGCAAACCGTACAGGTTCCGTGATGCTCAGACCGCCAAGTCGAGCATTGACATTTACTCATGCTCGGGGAAGCACATCAATCGAATCAAT TGGGAATACGGCACGATTCGCGGTCTCGGCTGGTCCGACAAGGAAGAACTCCTGGTGATCACGGAAGACGGCACTGTCAGACGCTATTTTGGCCTACACGGCGACTTCACCTCATTTTCCCTGGGAAAT GGAGCTGAAGACTACGGTGTGAGGGCTTGCCGATTCTGGACCTCGGGCTTTGTTGCTCTGCTTTCAAACAACCAACTGGTTGCAGTGTCGAATTATGACGAGCCGCGGCCTAGGCTCCTAGCTCCTTGCCCAGAAGGAGAAGTCTCGTCGTGGTCACTGATACCTCCGGCTTATACGCTGTCTCGCTCAGTTGAAGTCTTGCTTGCCGTTGACAAGACAGTCTACTTGGTCGACCCCACGGAAGCCGAAGACAAAGTCCTCCAAAATGGGCCGTTCAAGCATGCAAGCGTGTCGCCAACCGGAAGATTCGTTGCTCTAATCACCGCTGAGGGCAAGGTATGGGTAGTCAGCAGTGACTTTCAAAGCAAGTACAGCGAATATGACCCAGAATCGCGAGTCACTCCTCGGACAGTCGACTGGTGTGgagatgatgctgttgtcaTCGCATGGGAAGACGAGGTACATCTCATCGGGCCTAATGGCGTTGCGGCGAGATATTACTATGACGGCACTGTCCATGTCGTGCCTGAGTTTGACGGTGTGCGTTTAATTACCAACGATACCTGCGAGTTCTTGCACAAAGTTGTTG ATGTCACCGAGGCGATCTTCCGGCTCGGATCTACGTCACCCGCCTCAGTCCTCCTGGACTCTATAGAccttctggagaagaagtcgccCAAAGCCGACGAGAACATCCAACGTATCCGGCCAAGTTTGCCCGAGGCAGTTGACACTTGTGTCAAAGCTGCTGGTCATGAGTTTGACACATATTGGCAGAAGCGCTTGTTAAAGGCAGCCTCGTTCGGAAAATCTGTTCTTGACTTGTACAACAGCGATGAATTTGTCGAAATGACTGAGAAACTCCGGGTGCTGAAAGCAGTGCGAGACTACCAGATAGGACTGCCGCTTTCCTATGAGCAATACATGCGCCTTACTCCTGAAAGGCTCATTGAGCGGTTGGTAAACAGACATGAATACCTCCTTGCGATTCGCATCTCTGAATACCTCGAGCTTCCTGCCGATAGGATATACGTTCACTGGGCAAGCCAAAAGGTCAAAGTTTCAACGGTGGACGATGATGCCCTCTGCAAGCTCATCGTCCAGCGATTGGAAGGCAAGCCAGGCATATCCTTTGAGTTGATCGCGCAAACAGCTTACGATGAAGGACGTGCTCACTTGGCGACTCAGCTTCTGAACCACGAACCAAGAGCCGGGAAGCAAGTGCCCTTACTCTTGGacatggaagaagacgaaatTGCCTTGGATAAGGCCATCGAAAGTGGAGACGTTGATCTAGTGAACTACGTCCTGCTGCACCTCAAGACTAAACTACCGCTTGCCAGTTTCTTCAGAACGATAAACACGCGCCCTATGGCGTCTGCCCTTGTGGAGACGACTGCCCGGGGACAGGACACTGAGTTGTTGAAGGACCTCTTCTACCAAGATGATCGGCCTATTGATGGCTCCAACGTCCTTCTCTCCGAGGCGTTGGACGCAACGGATCTGCCGCGCAAGACTGAGAAGCTCCAGCTCGCATCACGACTACTGTCAGACTCCAAGGATCCTTCGGTGGTGTTACAGCAGAAACTACTAAACGAAGCATCCCAGTTGCTGAAGGTCCAGGAGGCCCTCGACAAGGACCTTGCGGATCGTTCAGAGTTCCTTGGCTTAAGCTTGAATGAGACAATCTACAGACTGATAAGATCAGGCTACGGAAAAAGAGCACAGAAGATACAGAGCGAGTTCAGGATGCCAGAGAAAACTTTCTGGTGGTTGAGATTAAGGGCCTTGGTAGCTAAGCGTGACTGGGGTGAGCTGGAAGAAATcgggaaaaacaaaaagtcCCCGATTGGATGGGAG CCATTTTATAACGAGGTTTTGGGAGCTGGAAATACAAAGCTCGCTTCGTTATTTGTTCCCAAATGCACCAATTTGCCGGCTGAGGACAAGATGGAAATGTGGGTGAAATGCGGCATGATTGCGAAAGCCGGCGAAGAAGCCTTCAGGGCAAAGAATGTCAACGCCCTTGAGCTCCTCCAGGCGAGGGCTTCAGGACCAGCCGCCGTTGAGATCGAACGGATGATCAACCAGCTTAGACCGCGAAAGTAG
- a CDS encoding Alb1 domain-containing protein (COG:S;~EggNog:ENOG410PS4Q;~InterPro:IPR022784;~PFAM:PF09135), translated as MAKSRPQSKHSRAARRAASPSLDVDKSITSLPRAEETTVQRDSILSERANAGVSKKASKGKAKTRAQRLRQQKGVERAEAVMDQLEKKVVKSESRAKSVKARRAEWEDLNRKTKSMFEALNEADDNMDDAMMDDAAASKPAKRSKPAPVTQAPVVEEHEGIDVDDDIT; from the exons ATGGCGAAATCTAGGC CCCAGTCAAAACATTCCCGCGCTGCGAGGCGGGCAGCTTCCCCCAGTCTCGATGTCGACAAGTCCATCACATCTCTTCCGCGGGCCGAAGAAACTACAGTACAGCGGGATTCGATCCTATCGGAACGCGCCAATGCAGGCGTTTCGAAGAAAGCGTCAAAAGGCAAAGCTAAAACTAGAGCGCAGCGCTTGAGACAACAAAAGGGTGTGGAAAGAGCAGAGGCCGTGATGGaccagctggagaagaaggtcgttAAAAGTGAGAGCCGCGCCAAATCCGTCAAGGCTCGTAGG GCTGAATGGGAGGATCTGAACCGTAAAACGAAGTCAATGTTCGAAGCCCTCAACGAGGCCGACGATAACATGGACGATGCCATGATGGACGATGCTGCGGCTTCTAAGCCAGCGAAACGTTCGAAGCCGGCCCCTGTCACTCAGGCTCCCGTTGTGGAGGAACACGAAGGCATTGACGTGGACGATGATATCACCTGA